One Alkalispirochaeta americana DNA segment encodes these proteins:
- a CDS encoding 1-phosphofructokinase family hexose kinase: protein MTFLTVCLNPTLQKTLVFDTLGVGEVNRAREERLDASGKGVNVTRVLRQLGEDVVHLTHAGGRDRQLFEALCREDDLSLEIISCESPLRTCTTLLERATGSTTELIEPTRPVEADVEGRVFARYRELLPGVEVVVISGSTAPGYGDDLFARMIAEARRAGSLVIADFRGEPLKRALANEPDQRPQVIKPNLQEFAATFFSGEAARIGEHTGDAKTLDLARGVMQELAESGVRVVLTRGRNPALFLDNQGVFQEAPTIPLEPVNTIGCGDAFTAGFSVSFARDGDLAPAVEAGHAAAAMNAVLLKPGSIRESSRDR, encoded by the coding sequence ATGACGTTTCTCACGGTCTGTCTCAACCCGACCCTGCAGAAAACCCTGGTCTTTGACACCCTTGGTGTTGGCGAGGTCAACCGGGCCAGGGAGGAACGGCTCGATGCCTCGGGGAAGGGTGTGAACGTTACCCGGGTTCTTCGCCAGCTGGGGGAGGACGTGGTGCATCTGACTCACGCCGGGGGCAGGGATCGCCAACTCTTCGAGGCCCTCTGCCGGGAGGATGATCTCTCTCTGGAAATCATCTCCTGCGAAAGCCCCTTGAGGACCTGCACGACCCTTCTGGAGAGAGCCACAGGCAGTACCACGGAGCTTATTGAACCGACCCGGCCGGTAGAGGCCGACGTGGAAGGCCGGGTTTTTGCACGGTACCGGGAGCTTCTCCCGGGGGTGGAGGTGGTAGTCATCTCCGGTTCCACCGCACCGGGCTACGGGGATGATCTCTTTGCCCGGATGATCGCCGAAGCCCGTCGCGCCGGGTCTCTGGTGATCGCTGATTTTCGTGGCGAACCGCTGAAACGGGCTTTGGCCAACGAGCCTGATCAGCGGCCCCAGGTGATCAAGCCCAATCTGCAGGAGTTCGCCGCCACTTTCTTCTCCGGTGAGGCTGCCAGAATTGGCGAACATACCGGTGACGCCAAGACCCTCGATCTGGCCCGGGGGGTCATGCAGGAGCTGGCCGAGTCGGGGGTCCGGGTGGTGCTTACCAGAGGCAGGAACCCTGCGCTCTTTCTGGACAACCAGGGGGTATTCCAGGAAGCTCCGACGATTCCGCTGGAGCCGGTAAATACCATCGGCTGCGGCGATGCCTTTACTGCCGGTTTCTCGGTTTCCTTTGCTCGGGACGGAGACCTTGCCCCGGCTGTCGAGGCCGGTCACGCCGCCGCTGCCATGAACGCCGTGCTTCTCAAGCCCGGGAGTATCCGCGAGAGCTCCCGCGACCGCTGA
- a CDS encoding LysM peptidoglycan-binding domain-containing M23 family metallopeptidase: MRHMLTALIVLVLAGGAAWGQPTEHEVKRGETLYGIARRYNISVQQLSEANRLESPDLLLPGTLLTVARHHEVRRGETLYGIARRYQTTVEDLKRLNTIEGTTIRAGQRLLVPLTGPARAVPGSAETSPRAAADQPSTTEGDSSGAVASRDSRKDDDQTGDSPDSSRESPERPSLIPLARQMEAPLSYSQGGTWPVVGEHTLLKGKLPGVLIRADRGSPVSAVAAGRVVYSGPHSTFGNVVFIQSPQGYIYVYGGQERVQVEVGQAVSAGATLGTVGTSPAESGGAALYFSVWRGESFVDPETAPRG, from the coding sequence ATGCGGCACATGTTGACAGCTTTGATTGTTCTCGTTCTGGCTGGGGGTGCTGCCTGGGGGCAACCCACGGAGCACGAGGTGAAACGGGGCGAGACGCTCTATGGAATAGCCCGGCGCTACAATATATCGGTTCAGCAACTCTCCGAGGCAAATCGCCTGGAGTCTCCTGATTTGCTTCTGCCGGGCACCCTCCTCACGGTAGCCCGCCACCACGAGGTTCGCCGGGGCGAGACCCTCTACGGAATAGCCCGGCGGTACCAGACCACGGTGGAAGACCTCAAAAGATTAAACACGATTGAAGGAACCACCATCCGGGCGGGCCAGCGTCTGCTGGTACCCCTGACGGGGCCGGCACGCGCGGTTCCGGGAAGCGCGGAGACCTCTCCCCGGGCCGCCGCAGACCAACCGTCCACTACAGAAGGCGATTCCTCCGGGGCAGTGGCTTCCAGGGATTCCCGAAAAGACGATGACCAGACAGGCGACTCTCCTGACTCCTCTCGGGAGTCTCCGGAGAGGCCATCACTGATCCCGTTGGCCCGACAGATGGAGGCTCCCCTCTCCTATTCCCAGGGAGGGACATGGCCCGTGGTTGGAGAGCACACCCTTCTGAAGGGAAAGCTTCCGGGTGTGTTGATTCGCGCCGACCGGGGGAGTCCCGTCTCCGCCGTGGCGGCGGGGCGAGTTGTATACTCCGGTCCCCATTCAACCTTTGGAAACGTGGTATTTATCCAGTCTCCCCAAGGCTATATCTACGTGTACGGAGGGCAGGAGCGTGTCCAGGTAGAGGTGGGCCAGGCTGTTTCGGCCGGGGCCACCCTGGGAACTGTGGGTACCAGCCCTGCCGAATCGGGGGGAGCAGCGCTCTATTTTTCGGTATGGCGCGGAGAGTCTTTTGTGGACCCCGAAACGGCTCCCCGCGGCTAG
- a CDS encoding iron-containing alcohol dehydrogenase produces MTSPSFACPRQPALLVEQGGFLRLPEILRNQGFSRPAIITAGGSLRGRPQWDSLLKRLGAEQWRWYDQSVQGEPGPALVNSMVDRVRTELPDCDVVVAVGGGSVLDAAKALAAGCAMAAGEADPHSFDITAYLEGVGDREPSGATLPLIAFPSTAGTGSEATANAVLSTIGPGGFKKSLRHDNFIPLLAVIDGDLHKGCPLEITRAGGLDAITQLLEAYLSTRANPLTDALALQGLTCAGEAFPALLQGEDTPVLREKMALAAYLSGVCLAAVGLGLVHGFASPLGAMRNIPHGAVCGILLGPVSRRTLREADGDTVARYGRAARALGLSPCGEVLAETVQTWAAPLGRLGDYGFTREDLDLVVAGTGLKNHPLTLDKAALTALLGEVL; encoded by the coding sequence GTGACGAGTCCCTCTTTTGCCTGCCCTCGCCAGCCTGCGCTTCTTGTAGAGCAGGGGGGCTTTCTCCGGCTTCCCGAGATTCTGCGGAACCAGGGGTTCTCCCGGCCGGCGATCATTACCGCCGGGGGCTCGCTTCGAGGACGACCCCAGTGGGATAGCCTCCTGAAACGCCTCGGGGCGGAACAGTGGCGCTGGTATGATCAGTCGGTGCAGGGTGAGCCTGGTCCCGCCCTGGTGAACAGTATGGTGGACCGGGTGCGGACCGAGCTGCCCGATTGCGATGTGGTCGTGGCTGTTGGCGGGGGCAGCGTTCTCGATGCAGCCAAGGCCCTGGCTGCCGGATGCGCCATGGCGGCCGGGGAGGCCGATCCCCACAGTTTCGACATCACGGCCTATCTGGAAGGAGTTGGTGATCGGGAACCTTCGGGGGCAACCCTTCCCCTGATTGCCTTTCCTTCCACGGCCGGAACAGGCAGCGAGGCCACAGCGAACGCTGTGCTCAGCACCATTGGCCCCGGGGGATTCAAGAAATCCCTGCGCCACGATAATTTTATCCCCCTTTTGGCGGTGATCGATGGGGATCTCCACAAAGGGTGCCCCCTTGAGATCACCCGTGCGGGCGGGCTCGATGCAATTACCCAGCTTCTGGAGGCCTATCTCTCAACCCGGGCAAACCCTCTCACCGATGCCCTGGCTCTTCAGGGGCTGACCTGCGCAGGCGAGGCCTTCCCCGCCTTGCTTCAGGGTGAGGATACGCCTGTCCTGCGGGAGAAGATGGCCCTGGCGGCCTACCTCAGCGGGGTCTGTCTGGCAGCAGTCGGACTGGGGCTGGTTCACGGCTTTGCTTCTCCCCTGGGGGCGATGCGGAATATTCCTCACGGGGCGGTCTGCGGCATCCTGCTGGGACCTGTCAGCCGCCGCACCCTTCGGGAGGCTGATGGTGATACCGTTGCCCGGTATGGTCGAGCTGCCCGGGCTCTGGGACTCTCGCCCTGTGGCGAAGTTCTGGCAGAAACGGTGCAAACCTGGGCAGCCCCTCTGGGCCGGCTCGGTGATTACGGCTTTACCCGGGAGGATCTGGACCTGGTTGTGGCGGGGACGGGACTGAAAAACCATCCCCTCACGCTGGACAAGGCCGCGCTGACGGCGTTGCTTGGCGAGGTGCTATGA
- a CDS encoding 6-hydroxymethylpterin diphosphokinase MptE-like protein — translation MATPDNEKRLRLDPTPSGVAISLGGRRLSGRDGTASFLRRFPTPLPEQTLLVVFSPLLGEGMTELLGDLPSTTALLLVDFEEDLFHLGSHPLSKFPPLPCHRCLRASSRDEAIRGARRLVEERGLRRVTAVHATGGARLHASAYARLEENLREIVQRFWSNRGTQIRLGRRWVSNLLANACLEQTPLQKVAQSCSFSRAVLLGAGCDLDNHLETARSLQGRGVPLIALDTALPALAEAGLEPEVIVAMDSQLANAKDLLPWRWDRTTLIADLTVHPTIPRRFLPEQRSFFVSRFGKVSFFSPDPASQVLAGIPVVSPRGSVAPAALDILVRLLGVRTVLTIGIDFHYRLPRTHAHLTAGDRRMRSEMTRLLRRDGNHEYLLRPRRDVLLRTGQPARGDAILADQALQMHHTTTELQRFLPDLRVFCLNGEGLETGATLIPTGDLLSRFQESPPAPAMEQAGSETGGPSGQALRREALESLLARLRLQEEHPGFIDSGLDFVLLDLPQWPLLTTRTEWALLQRERILRSTRDYRRRLERILSAFS, via the coding sequence TTGGCAACACCTGACAACGAGAAAAGACTTCGTCTTGATCCCACCCCTTCGGGGGTGGCTATCTCGCTGGGAGGACGTCGCCTGAGCGGTCGCGACGGTACGGCGTCCTTCCTCCGGCGCTTCCCGACCCCTCTTCCCGAACAGACACTCCTTGTTGTTTTCTCTCCGCTTCTGGGAGAAGGAATGACGGAGTTATTGGGCGACCTCCCCTCCACTACAGCCCTGCTCCTGGTGGATTTTGAGGAGGACCTCTTCCACCTTGGCAGCCATCCCCTGAGCAAATTCCCTCCTCTCCCGTGCCATCGGTGCCTGAGAGCCTCCTCCCGGGATGAAGCGATACGGGGAGCACGTCGCCTTGTGGAAGAGAGGGGGTTGCGCAGGGTCACGGCTGTCCATGCCACGGGAGGAGCCAGACTTCATGCAAGCGCCTACGCTCGCCTGGAAGAGAATCTGCGCGAAATAGTCCAGCGCTTTTGGTCAAACCGGGGGACCCAGATCCGGCTGGGACGCCGCTGGGTTTCGAATCTTTTGGCCAACGCCTGCCTGGAACAGACGCCCCTGCAGAAGGTGGCCCAAAGCTGCTCTTTCTCCCGGGCGGTCCTCCTTGGGGCCGGTTGCGATCTGGACAACCACCTGGAAACAGCCCGATCTCTTCAGGGTCGTGGCGTCCCCCTGATTGCCCTGGACACAGCATTGCCCGCCCTGGCCGAGGCAGGGCTGGAACCGGAGGTGATCGTCGCCATGGACAGCCAGCTGGCCAACGCCAAGGATCTTCTCCCCTGGCGCTGGGACCGGACGACCCTGATTGCCGACCTCACGGTTCACCCCACTATCCCCCGCCGGTTCCTTCCGGAGCAGCGCAGCTTTTTCGTCAGCCGCTTTGGGAAGGTCTCATTCTTTTCCCCGGACCCTGCCTCGCAGGTGCTCGCAGGGATTCCTGTGGTATCGCCCCGTGGTTCCGTGGCACCGGCAGCGCTGGATATCCTCGTGCGGCTCCTGGGAGTCAGAACGGTGCTCACTATCGGAATCGATTTTCACTACCGCCTGCCCCGGACCCATGCACACCTCACCGCCGGGGACCGGCGCATGCGAAGCGAGATGACCCGCCTCCTGCGGCGCGACGGGAACCACGAGTATCTTCTGCGGCCCCGACGGGATGTGCTTCTGCGAACAGGCCAACCGGCCCGGGGAGATGCAATTCTGGCAGACCAGGCCCTCCAAATGCACCACACCACGACAGAGCTGCAGCGATTCCTGCCGGATCTGCGCGTTTTTTGCCTGAACGGCGAAGGGCTTGAGACGGGGGCAACGCTGATACCGACCGGAGACCTTCTCTCCCGCTTCCAGGAATCACCCCCTGCCCCTGCCATGGAGCAGGCAGGAAGTGAAACCGGAGGCCCTTCCGGGCAGGCTCTGCGCCGGGAGGCCCTGGAGAGCCTTCTCGCCCGTCTCCGCCTCCAGGAAGAACATCCGGGATTCATCGATTCAGGACTGGATTTTGTCCTCCTCGATCTGCCCCAATGGCCTCTTCTGACAACCCGAACCGAGTGGGCTCTGCTTCAACGGGAGAGGATTCTTCGCTCCACCCGGGACTATCGGCGGCGGCTGGAACGAATACTCTCTGCTTTTTCCTGA
- a CDS encoding peptidylprolyl isomerase, producing the protein MGDSKETGSIRSDSRTKSANNKPAHRSTRNTLLYIGSVVILILVVVTFVGVPAVGGFGQPSGRIIFGRYNGEEIAYRPGNYFARQYETIAQSLRDTHGELDLELQLRIAWRQAFNRAIMRTALLQQGDRSDLRVSEARVDELIAQDPRFMQNGRFNSAAYRALGNQEQFALRTLHQESERFDLIAEDLLGGSRASSREASFIASMAGPERSFHIVRFPFSGFPDQQIAEYAKTNRDLFSELNLSVITLATREEGQQILTRARQGTTPFEELARTYSRDLFADQNGEIGRIWGYEVQQELLNPQDLTAITTMDEGDLSDLVETTSGWSFYRADEAPAQFSTDDTRLLQEARDYMQMFEQGKIQDFVRDEAEAFAVASREGLLEGVAREWGKEIHETPFLPINYGNLQLFTPWNVPDVPDLAEAASREDLLITAFSLEEGAVSEPVMLRRSAIVLSLREERQVDPEDVSFLADAYDMILRQFLMDDVSSSYVKEELLDDFFQEAFNRYVLGNT; encoded by the coding sequence ATGGGAGATTCCAAAGAGACCGGTAGCATCCGGTCAGACAGTCGCACAAAAAGTGCCAACAACAAACCCGCCCACCGGTCCACCCGAAATACCCTGCTCTATATCGGCAGTGTGGTCATTCTGATTCTGGTGGTGGTAACCTTTGTAGGTGTACCCGCTGTGGGTGGCTTCGGACAACCCTCAGGAAGGATCATCTTTGGTCGTTACAACGGCGAAGAGATCGCCTACCGCCCGGGCAACTATTTTGCCCGCCAGTACGAAACGATAGCCCAATCCTTGCGCGACACCCACGGCGAGCTGGATCTGGAACTGCAGCTCCGCATCGCCTGGCGGCAAGCCTTCAACAGGGCAATCATGCGCACCGCCCTTCTCCAGCAGGGAGACCGCTCGGATCTTCGCGTCAGCGAAGCCCGGGTGGATGAGCTGATCGCTCAGGACCCCCGATTCATGCAGAACGGACGGTTTAACAGCGCCGCCTACCGCGCCCTGGGAAACCAGGAGCAGTTCGCCCTGCGTACCCTTCACCAGGAATCGGAGCGCTTCGATCTCATTGCCGAAGATCTTCTGGGAGGAAGCCGGGCAAGCTCCCGGGAAGCTTCCTTTATCGCGTCCATGGCGGGACCGGAACGGTCTTTCCATATCGTGCGCTTTCCCTTCTCAGGTTTTCCCGATCAGCAGATCGCTGAATACGCAAAAACAAACCGGGACCTCTTTAGCGAGCTAAACCTCTCGGTGATAACCCTGGCCACCCGCGAGGAGGGGCAGCAAATTCTCACCCGGGCCCGCCAGGGGACAACCCCCTTCGAAGAGCTGGCCCGAACCTACTCGCGGGATCTCTTTGCTGATCAAAACGGAGAGATCGGGCGAATCTGGGGATACGAAGTTCAGCAGGAACTGCTGAATCCCCAGGATCTGACGGCGATCACCACCATGGACGAAGGGGATCTCTCTGATCTGGTTGAGACAACCTCGGGCTGGTCCTTCTACCGTGCTGACGAGGCCCCTGCACAGTTCAGCACCGATGACACCCGCCTGCTTCAGGAAGCCCGGGATTACATGCAGATGTTCGAACAGGGGAAAATCCAGGACTTCGTCCGCGACGAGGCGGAGGCCTTTGCCGTGGCATCCCGCGAGGGCCTGCTGGAGGGCGTTGCCCGGGAATGGGGGAAAGAGATCCACGAAACCCCCTTCCTGCCTATCAACTACGGGAATCTTCAGCTCTTCACCCCCTGGAACGTTCCGGACGTTCCCGATCTTGCCGAAGCAGCCTCCCGCGAGGATTTGCTGATCACAGCCTTCTCCCTGGAAGAGGGGGCAGTCAGCGAGCCGGTGATGTTACGGCGATCAGCCATCGTCTTGAGCCTCCGCGAGGAACGCCAGGTGGATCCCGAGGATGTTTCCTTTCTCGCCGATGCCTATGACATGATTCTCCGCCAGTTCTTGATGGATGATGTTTCATCCAGCTACGTGAAGGAGGAGCTCCTGGACGATTTTTTCCAGGAGGCCTTCAACCGTTACGTTCTTGGCAACACCTGA
- a CDS encoding DUF2779 domain-containing protein, which yields MSLLTATDFHQWVRCRRQWEAGEGPLPRDMTSEVNLRETARAVATGQALFAQDACDLLPRQARERQVPPAAWVLRAESVPAEMSLWAEETAAAVARGEAFINGLVIFGGLALVVDWGYFHSRGGGWELSFFRPATGLRGIYEDEATLLFEAWHGQGFPLAGIHLRYLGKNIRPDQSWSRDEWRELFRESTLTGRAGKALKRVSRERQELQDHAAREERGLPEDYRCRQGCLLCEAPPPQVAEARYSVLTLHKGRHLGRELQARGICDIREIDQSREKALTDRQRRQISSVLSERLFIDHQGLAAFLERLQWPLFFLDFEAYSQSIPPFAGLAPYEHTPVIASLQRQDEPGKSVQPGWFACPPGEDRREEFFRWLSREVGDQGSLVVFSKPFESAMVRQLAAVAGEPERGRALVTRMVDLLEPFADFLVYHPQQCGKVSLKRVLPLFTEGSYEDLRVRDGLQANLCCTRWADRAAGRAKEAVRSLGACAAEGASLFLEEELSGESPGRESYFASLEDVCAYCAVDTRAMVDLVGALGNLLEESSS from the coding sequence ATGAGCCTTCTTACCGCAACAGATTTTCACCAGTGGGTTCGTTGCCGGCGGCAGTGGGAGGCGGGGGAAGGACCTCTTCCCCGGGATATGACGAGCGAAGTAAACCTGCGGGAGACGGCTCGGGCCGTTGCCACGGGGCAAGCTCTCTTTGCACAGGATGCTTGTGATCTGCTCCCCCGGCAGGCCCGGGAACGGCAGGTTCCCCCCGCGGCCTGGGTGCTGCGGGCCGAAAGCGTTCCGGCGGAGATGTCCCTCTGGGCAGAGGAGACTGCCGCCGCTGTGGCTCGGGGAGAGGCCTTCATAAACGGGCTGGTTATTTTCGGAGGTCTGGCCCTGGTGGTGGACTGGGGCTATTTTCACAGCCGGGGAGGGGGGTGGGAGCTTTCCTTTTTTCGCCCGGCCACGGGGTTGCGGGGAATCTACGAAGATGAGGCAACCCTGCTTTTTGAGGCCTGGCATGGCCAGGGTTTTCCCCTGGCGGGAATACATCTGCGCTATCTGGGCAAGAACATTCGCCCTGATCAGTCCTGGTCCCGCGACGAGTGGCGAGAACTCTTTCGGGAGAGCACGCTCACAGGTCGTGCCGGGAAAGCTCTGAAACGGGTCTCCCGGGAGCGCCAGGAACTCCAGGACCACGCCGCCCGGGAGGAGCGAGGCCTGCCCGAAGACTACCGTTGCCGCCAGGGGTGCCTTCTCTGTGAAGCTCCTCCCCCGCAAGTGGCAGAGGCGCGATACAGTGTGCTGACGCTCCACAAGGGGCGCCATCTGGGACGGGAGTTGCAGGCCCGGGGAATCTGCGATATCCGGGAGATCGATCAGTCCCGGGAGAAAGCGCTCACCGATCGTCAGCGTCGTCAGATCAGCTCCGTTCTCTCGGAGCGCCTCTTTATCGACCATCAGGGGTTGGCCGCCTTCCTTGAACGCCTTCAGTGGCCCCTCTTCTTTCTCGATTTCGAAGCCTACTCGCAATCGATTCCTCCCTTTGCGGGGCTTGCTCCCTACGAACATACTCCGGTGATCGCCTCGTTGCAGCGCCAGGACGAGCCGGGAAAGAGTGTCCAGCCCGGCTGGTTTGCGTGTCCTCCCGGGGAAGACCGGCGAGAGGAGTTCTTTCGATGGCTCTCCCGGGAGGTCGGAGACCAGGGAAGCCTGGTGGTCTTCAGCAAACCCTTCGAATCGGCCATGGTACGGCAGCTGGCCGCCGTGGCAGGAGAGCCCGAGCGGGGACGCGCTCTGGTGACCCGTATGGTTGATTTGCTTGAGCCCTTCGCTGATTTCCTGGTGTACCATCCGCAGCAGTGCGGCAAGGTTTCCCTGAAACGGGTCCTGCCCCTCTTTACCGAAGGCAGTTATGAGGATCTGCGCGTTCGCGACGGGCTTCAGGCAAACCTCTGTTGCACCCGCTGGGCAGACCGGGCTGCAGGAAGAGCGAAGGAAGCGGTTCGTTCCCTTGGAGCCTGTGCCGCCGAGGGAGCGAGCCTCTTCCTGGAAGAGGAGCTCTCCGGGGAGTCTCCCGGCAGGGAATCCTATTTTGCCTCCCTGGAGGATGTCTGCGCCTATTGTGCTGTGGATACCCGAGCCATGGTGGATCTGGTGGGGGCCCTGGGAAATCTGCTGGAGGAGTCCTCGTCCTGA
- a CDS encoding YhbY family RNA-binding protein has translation MEDSRELAGYQRAFLLRQAHRLNAVATVGKQGPSESVHRHVDQELDNHELIKVRFSDHKDDRREIAQALARELQATLVAVVGHVAILYRPSRDPEQRKLHLPERPRGGPL, from the coding sequence ATGGAAGATAGCCGAGAACTAGCAGGATATCAGCGGGCCTTTCTCCTGCGCCAGGCCCACCGGCTGAACGCCGTGGCGACGGTGGGGAAGCAGGGGCCTTCCGAGAGCGTGCATCGCCACGTGGATCAGGAGCTGGACAATCACGAACTGATTAAGGTTCGTTTTTCCGATCACAAGGACGATCGCCGGGAGATCGCCCAGGCTCTAGCCCGGGAACTTCAGGCCACCCTGGTGGCGGTGGTGGGCCATGTGGCCATACTCTATCGGCCTTCCCGGGATCCGGAACAGCGAAAACTCCATCTGCCGGAACGTCCCCGGGGAGGCCCCCTGTGA